The genomic stretch CGCTGGGCTCGGCCGTGGACACCGCGCGGCGTGCCGGGATCACTGTCGAGGCCGATGTCGACGATGCGGTGGGGGCGATTGATTCCGTACGTGGTCTGGCAGTGCTCCGCCTCACCCAGGAAGCACTCACCAATGTGGCCAAACATGCCGGACCGTCCGCGCACGCGCGCCTGCGGGTCGCCGTCGATGCGGGTGACGTGATCTGGGAAGTGTCCGACGACGGTGGTCAGGGCCCCGGGCCGAAGCCTCCAGGGGGTGGCCACGGTCTGGTGGGGATGCGCGAGCGCGTCGAGGTGCTGGGCGGTGAGCTGACCGCGGGGGCGTCGGGGCCGGGCTGGCGGGTCGCGACCGTGCTGCCCGCCCACACGGAAGCGACGGCGTGACGTGGCGGGGGTTGTGCGCGGGGAGGACGGCGTGATGCGGCGGGGTGGTTGTGCGCGGGGAGGACGGCGTGATGCGGCGGGGTGGTTGTGCGCGGGGAGGACGGCGTGACGTGGTGGAGTGCTTGTGCGCGCCGAGGACGGCGTGACGCGGTGGGGCGGTTGCGCGCGGGCACATTTGGCGTAGGGCGGCGGCTTTGTTGCGGGAACACGGCGCGATGGAGCCTGAGCGGCGTGGGTTGTGGGGCTGAACACGGCGTGTGGGGTTGCGGCGTGGGTTGTGGGCTGAGCGCGCTGTGTGGGGTTGTGGGCTGAGTGCGGCGTGGGTTGTGGGCTGAGCGTTTGGTGTGGGGGTGTGGCGTGATCAGGGTGCTGCTGGTCGATGATCAGCAACTCATCCGGGCGGGGCTGCGGATGTTGTGCGACGCGGAGCCCGACATCGAGGTGGTGGGCGAGGCCGGCAACGGGCGGGAGGCGATCACCCTGGCCGGGCGGCTGGCGCCCGACGTCATCGTGATGGATCTGCGGATGCCGGGCGTCGACGGGATCAGCGCCACCAGCCGGGTGCTGGCCGAGCGTCCGGCTACCCGGGTTCTGGTGCTGACCACGTTCGGGGACGACGACCATCTCTATCCGGCGCTCAACGCGGGGGCCTGCGGGTTCCTGCTCAAGGACGCGCCGCCGGCCGAGCTGCTCAACGGGATCCGGCGGGCTGCGGCGGGGGACAGTCCGTTCAGCCGGGACGTGCTTCAGCGGCTGGTGCGGCGGGCCACCGACGCGGGGGCCGAGCGGCCGTCGCGGGTCGAGGGGTTGACCGCGCGGGAGCAGGACGTGCTCCGGCTGGTGGGGGAGGGGCTGTCGAACACGGAGATCGCCGAGCGGCTGCACATCGGGATCACCACCGTCAAGACGCACATCACCGCGCTGATGACCAAGACCGGCAGTCCCAACCGCGTACGGCTGGCTCTTGTCGCACACCGCGTGTAGGCGCCGGCGGCTCCGGGCGTGGAAAAGCCGGAGCCCCGTGGCGGCGGGACTCCGGCTTTGTCCTCGTTACATTATCGCGGCTCACCCACTGGCGTCCCGCGATCGGGCGTGTCAGCCTTGGCGGCCGTTCCAGCGCGGGTTCTTCCGGTTGATCACGACCTGGCGGCCGCGACGACGGGTCACCACACTGCCGGGCTTGGCCTTCAGCGAGCGCAGCGAGTTCCGGACCTTCATGACGGGTTCCTCTCTTGAAGCCGTACCGGTCAACGCTCGGGGCACGGCCGGTATTTCCGTGTGCGAGCCGGGTCTTTTCCTCACCTGACCAGGGCGAACGCCGATCAGGCGGCCATGCGAATGCGCA from Paractinoplanes brasiliensis encodes the following:
- a CDS encoding response regulator transcription factor yields the protein MIRVLLVDDQQLIRAGLRMLCDAEPDIEVVGEAGNGREAITLAGRLAPDVIVMDLRMPGVDGISATSRVLAERPATRVLVLTTFGDDDHLYPALNAGACGFLLKDAPPAELLNGIRRAAAGDSPFSRDVLQRLVRRATDAGAERPSRVEGLTAREQDVLRLVGEGLSNTEIAERLHIGITTVKTHITALMTKTGSPNRVRLALVAHRV
- a CDS encoding ribosomal protein bL36 — protein: MKVRNSLRSLKAKPGSVVTRRRGRQVVINRKNPRWNGRQG